Genomic window (Flavobacteriales bacterium):
CAAGCGTGATCCCCATGGGCGTGGTGCAATACACCTGGGATGCGGGATGCTTCGTGAGCTTGGTTGGAGGTGAGGTGTTCGCCTCGGACCCAACGCCCGACGCACTTATCGGCACCTTGCGTTTCGGACATTTCAACACCAAGCATTACTGGGAGATCTACGTCCAAGGCCAGAAAGCGGACGGTGGCAAGAACTACCGGGGCATGGGCGAATTGGCGCCGATGAGCTTCACGCAGCTCGGCGTGGACTTCGTGAAGGCCGGAGGGAAATACTACCGGCCCGTTGGAAAACGCCTCGGGGTTGTAGGCGAGGTGAGTTACGTGCTCGCCGGGCGGAACGTGGACCAGGCGATATTGGTGGCCGGGTCGTTCATCGTAAAATTCCGGCGGTGAGAATTGGTCAAAGTGACGCGGATCATACCCTCACGCAACTCCCTTCACCAACCGCTCCACATAAGTTGTGCTTTCCAGCCCGGGGTAGTCCGAACGGATCGTTTGCCGGTCCGAGGTTCTCATGGTGCGAAGTTCAGGAAATGGATCTGGTCACCACGGAATAGATTTGTCCGCATGGGGGGCGGAGTGGGAAAACGCGAGTTCGATGACTGGGTGCATGCCCACACTGCGGACCTGCTCCGCTATACCAAGGCGCGCGTGCGCGAGGAGGCGATCGCCGAGGACCTGGTGCAGTTGGCTTTCATCGCCGCTTGGGAAGGCCGGGAGAAATTCGCGCAGCAGAGCAGCCCGCGCACCTGGCTCTTTTCCATTCTGAAGAACAAGATCGCCGACCATTGGCGCAAAGCTTACCGGGATCCCGTGGTCCATGGCCTGGAACCGATGGACGCGGATTTCTTCGCTGGCGACGGACATTGGGCCCCAGGGCACATCCCCCAGGAATGGGGCCTCGACGGACCGGATCAGGATGAACAACTCCAGCGCTTCCTCGCGGATTGCCTCCAGCAATTGCCTGTCCATTGGCGCGCTGCGGTGGAAATGAAATTTCTCAATGAGAAAGACGCCGGGGCCATCTGTCAGGAGCTGGGCATCACCGCGACGAACTACTGGCAACAGATCCACCGGGCGAAGGTGCGACTGCGCGAATGCATCAGCACCAAGATGAATAAGAACCACCGCCGTTGATATGGGACTCATGCAAACCCTCCTGCTCTCCTGCCGCAAGGCTGCGGAGCTCACCGAACGGCAGTCCTTCGCACCGCTTCCCGCCGGGCAAGCGGTCCAACTGTGGTTGCACGCCCGGATATGTGCCGGCTGTAAGGCATACCAGCAACAGAGCAAGCTGATCGACTCGCTCCTCGAACAACGTGGCGATACGACCGTGCCCCTGCCTACCGGGCCGCTGGAGGAACGCATCATAGCAGCGGTCGACAGTAATAAATAGAATACCCAAAACGCTTCCGATCAACATGTCAAAGAAGTATTACGACCCGGCGGACCTCGGCAAATTCGGTGATATCGCCGAGTTCCAGAAACCCTTGGCCGACAAGTTCTTCGCGTGGTACGGCGAGGTGTTCAAGGAAGGCGCGCTCACGGCACGGGAGAAATCCTTGATCGCGCTGGCCGTGGCCCATGGCGTGCAATGCCCTTACTGCATTGACGCATATAGCACCGACGCGCTGGAGAAAGGCTGCAGCGAGGCCCAGATGATGGAGGCCGTGCATGTGGCGGCCGCGATCCGCGGTGGGGCCACCTTGGTGCATGGCACACAGATGATGAACCATGTAAAGGACCTCACCGGGGCATGAAGAGCCTTCTGGCACAACACGCCTTGTTGAGCGCGACTTCCGAGCAACGGCTCGTGCTGGAGGATCCGGGTTCGGCACTACCGTTCTTCGCGGATAAACTTGCTCAAAGCGGACTGCCCGAGCTGCGTTCCAGCGAGCTGGAAGTGCTACAGCTCAACCTGGGCCGTATGTGCAACCAGACCTGCGTGCATTGCCACGTGGACGCCGGCCCCGACCGCAAGGAGCGCATGAGCCGCGAGGTAATGGAGGATTGCCTGCACTCGCTCGACGCACACCCGGTACACACGGTGGACCTCACCGGCGGCGCGCCGGAGATGCACCCGGATTTCCGCTGGTTCGTGGAACGACTGAGCGAGAAGGGCTGTCACATCATCGTGCGCTGCAACCTCACGATCATCCTCGCCAACAAGAAGTACCACGACCTGCCGGAATTCTATCGCAAGCACAAGGTGGAAGTAGTGAGCTCGCTGCCCTTCTACACCGCCGACAGAACAGACCGCCAGCGCGGCAAGGGCGTCTTCGAACATTCCATCGAAGCCTTGAAGATGCTGAACGCCGTGGGCTACGGCATGCCGGACAGCGACCTCCAGCTGAACCTCGTGTACAACCCAGCAGGCGCGTTCCTGCCCGGTTCACAGGATGAATTGGAGAAACAGTTCAAGAAAAGCCTGATGGCCGACCACGGCATCCGGTTCCACAAGCTGTTCGCCATTACCAACCTGCCCATCAGCCGCTTCCTGGATTACTTGGTCCGAAAGGAACACTACGAAGAATACATGGAACGCTTGGTGAACGCCTTCAACCCCGCCGCAGTGAAAGGCGTGATGTGCCGCAACATGATCTCCGTCTCGCACGACGGCAGCATCTTCGACTGCGACTTCAACCAGATGTTGGATCTGCCATTGAGCGCCGGCATGCCGCGCCACATCCGTGATCTGGCCAAGGCGAACGTTGAAGGTCGGGTCATCGTCACGGGCAGGCATTGCTACGGATGCACTGCCGGTGCGGGCAGCAGTTGCGGCGGCACTGTGGCATGAACAGCAGGCCGTTGCTTCTTGTATTTCTGCGGGCTCCCGTGTTGGGGAAAGTGAAGACGCGCTTGGCGGCCACACTCGGGAAGGAGCGTGCATTGGTGATCTACAAGCGGTTGCTGCAGCATACCATCGAAGAAGGCGCGAAACTTGGCGTGGACCGCCAAGCGTGGTACTCCGATGACATTCCGCCGAATGAGCCATGCGCTGTATTGGGCTACTCCGTGCATCAGCAGATCGGAGCGGACCTCGGTGAACGCATGCAACGCGCGTTCGACAACGGCTTTGTGAATGGACACGGGCCGATCATCATCATCGGTACGGACCTGCCGCAGCTCTCGGAGGCACTGCTGCGCGAAGCGTTGAAGGCGCTGGGAACACACGACGCGGTGATCGGTCCGGCCAATGATGGCGGCTACTACCTCTTGGGCCTGCGGAAGCCCTGTGCGGAGCTCTTCCAAGGAAAAACCTGGAGTACGGACACCGTTTTCAAGCGGACCACGGAAGACTTGGAACGGCTCGGCCGCACATGGGAAGCACTGCCGGAGCTGATCGACATCGACACCGAAGCGGACTTGGAGGCCACAGGGCTTCCTTAAGCGCTCCTTTCCCCTTTGTTCTCAGGCTTGTAAGCCATCGTTCGGGGGGCTACCTTTGCGTCCGATACCCTACTTAGAATCAATCCAAATAAGCCGATTATCGGCTGAGCCTGAACACTATGCTGAAGATCCAAGAACTCCATGCCCGGATCGAGGGCAAGGAAATACTGAAAGGTCTCAACCTGGAAGTGAAGGCGGGAGAGATCCATGCCATCATGGGGCCGAATGGCA
Coding sequences:
- a CDS encoding carboxymuconolactone decarboxylase family protein is translated as MSKKYYDPADLGKFGDIAEFQKPLADKFFAWYGEVFKEGALTAREKSLIALAVAHGVQCPYCIDAYSTDALEKGCSEAQMMEAVHVAAAIRGGATLVHGTQMMNHVKDLTGA
- a CDS encoding TIGR04282 family arsenosugar biosynthesis glycosyltransferase codes for the protein MGKVKTRLAATLGKERALVIYKRLLQHTIEEGAKLGVDRQAWYSDDIPPNEPCAVLGYSVHQQIGADLGERMQRAFDNGFVNGHGPIIIIGTDLPQLSEALLREALKALGTHDAVIGPANDGGYYLLGLRKPCAELFQGKTWSTDTVFKRTTEDLERLGRTWEALPELIDIDTEADLEATGLP
- a CDS encoding sigma-70 family RNA polymerase sigma factor translates to MGGGVGKREFDDWVHAHTADLLRYTKARVREEAIAEDLVQLAFIAAWEGREKFAQQSSPRTWLFSILKNKIADHWRKAYRDPVVHGLEPMDADFFAGDGHWAPGHIPQEWGLDGPDQDEQLQRFLADCLQQLPVHWRAAVEMKFLNEKDAGAICQELGITATNYWQQIHRAKVRLRECISTKMNKNHRR
- the arsS gene encoding arsenosugar biosynthesis radical SAM protein ArsS (Some members of this family are selenoproteins.), with amino-acid sequence MKSLLAQHALLSATSEQRLVLEDPGSALPFFADKLAQSGLPELRSSELEVLQLNLGRMCNQTCVHCHVDAGPDRKERMSREVMEDCLHSLDAHPVHTVDLTGGAPEMHPDFRWFVERLSEKGCHIIVRCNLTIILANKKYHDLPEFYRKHKVEVVSSLPFYTADRTDRQRGKGVFEHSIEALKMLNAVGYGMPDSDLQLNLVYNPAGAFLPGSQDELEKQFKKSLMADHGIRFHKLFAITNLPISRFLDYLVRKEHYEEYMERLVNAFNPAAVKGVMCRNMISVSHDGSIFDCDFNQMLDLPLSAGMPRHIRDLAKANVEGRVIVTGRHCYGCTAGAGSSCGGTVA